In one Flavobacteriales bacterium genomic region, the following are encoded:
- a CDS encoding histidine kinase dimerization/phosphoacceptor domain -containing protein — MKWRFADLPVRTKFMVTLGIPMLGMVLLIGKQVDSSLKRLDVMEYINQQGRIMGLHANVVHEIQRESALSVGYLSGMNVLPMKLELQYARTDGALGTLEMPGMPAGAAVSGSRPFDGLHILRQRVRDRRIDATSVSSAYRAMERALLNELGRTGKLQLDPGTKDRLYAHLRLLSAKEALSVLRDKLTIGYAARPIDINEVAALSEQVSAYETNMLLFERDAPPEVLRTYLAVFQGEDVNLMRSLIGTVKQRRSPDLEIAPRDWWELSLEALEKLREVEVRSLDLITRNTAANSRDAEVRLLIVLAALAGVVIAVSIMGILITRGVRSTVAEVGRAARSMAVGDVDVKVAVNGKDEIGEMADAFNGMVDNLRSLARSAEAIGKGDYDVPVNVRGAQDKLGLALARMKENLKAARIRDNEQARALKAEKEKLEEANQRISVLIKEMHHRVKNNLQVIASLLRLQAASFTDDRLQEAFDQSQSRVTSMALIHEKLYKGDELAMVEVGTYIEELFSDLVRVNDVGGRIRWRTEVDQGLAFGLSTMVPLGLLLNELITNSFKHAFHGRSEGLVTLSIHRADGEAFDLFYADDGTGIPLDKLQPDGSSLGTSLIESLVEQLNGHMTVHGDERGTRYQIRFRGR; from the coding sequence ATGAAGTGGCGGTTCGCCGACCTGCCGGTGCGCACCAAGTTCATGGTGACGCTGGGCATCCCCATGCTGGGCATGGTGCTGCTCATCGGCAAGCAGGTGGACAGCAGCCTGAAGCGGCTGGATGTGATGGAGTACATCAACCAGCAAGGGCGCATCATGGGCCTGCACGCCAACGTGGTGCATGAGATCCAACGCGAGAGCGCCCTTTCCGTTGGCTACCTGAGCGGCATGAACGTGCTGCCCATGAAGCTCGAGCTCCAATACGCGCGCACCGATGGCGCGCTGGGCACCTTGGAGATGCCGGGCATGCCCGCCGGCGCGGCCGTCTCGGGCTCCCGCCCCTTCGATGGGCTCCACATCCTCCGGCAGCGCGTCCGCGACCGACGGATCGACGCCACCTCCGTGAGCTCCGCTTACCGCGCCATGGAGCGGGCGCTGCTCAATGAGCTGGGCCGTACGGGCAAGCTGCAGCTCGACCCCGGTACGAAGGACCGCCTCTATGCCCACCTGCGGCTGCTGAGCGCCAAGGAGGCCCTCAGCGTCCTGCGCGACAAGCTCACGATCGGGTACGCCGCGCGGCCAATCGACATCAACGAGGTGGCGGCCCTCAGCGAGCAGGTGTCCGCCTATGAAACGAACATGCTGCTCTTCGAGCGCGATGCGCCCCCCGAGGTGCTCCGCACCTACCTCGCGGTGTTCCAAGGGGAGGACGTGAACCTCATGCGCTCGCTCATCGGAACAGTGAAGCAGCGCCGATCGCCCGATCTGGAAATCGCGCCGCGCGACTGGTGGGAGCTGTCGCTCGAAGCCTTGGAGAAGCTCCGGGAGGTGGAGGTGCGGTCGCTCGACCTGATCACCCGCAATACGGCCGCCAACTCGCGCGATGCGGAAGTGCGCCTGCTCATCGTGCTGGCGGCCCTGGCCGGGGTGGTCATCGCCGTGTCCATCATGGGCATCCTCATTACGCGCGGGGTGCGCAGCACGGTGGCCGAGGTGGGGCGCGCCGCACGCTCCATGGCGGTGGGCGATGTGGATGTGAAAGTGGCCGTGAACGGGAAGGATGAGATCGGCGAGATGGCCGATGCATTCAACGGCATGGTGGACAACCTGCGGTCCCTGGCCCGCAGCGCCGAGGCCATCGGCAAAGGCGACTACGATGTGCCTGTGAACGTGCGCGGCGCACAGGACAAGCTGGGCCTCGCGCTCGCCCGCATGAAGGAGAACCTGAAGGCCGCGCGCATCCGCGACAACGAGCAGGCGCGCGCCCTCAAGGCGGAGAAGGAGAAGCTGGAAGAGGCGAACCAGCGGATCAGCGTGCTGATCAAGGAGATGCACCATCGGGTGAAGAACAACCTGCAGGTGATCGCCAGCCTGTTGCGCCTGCAGGCCGCGTCATTCACCGATGACCGCCTGCAGGAGGCTTTTGACCAGAGCCAGAGCCGTGTCACATCCATGGCGCTGATCCATGAGAAGCTCTATAAGGGCGATGAGCTGGCCATGGTGGAGGTGGGCACCTATATCGAGGAGCTCTTCTCCGACCTGGTGCGGGTCAACGATGTCGGCGGACGCATCCGCTGGCGCACCGAGGTGGACCAGGGCCTGGCCTTCGGGCTGAGCACCATGGTACCGCTCGGCCTGCTGCTCAACGAGCTCATCACCAACTCCTTCAAGCATGCTTTCCACGGCCGCAGCGAGGGGCTCGTCACCCTTTCGATCCACCGGGCCGATGGGGAGGCGTTCGACCTGTTCTATGCGGACGATGGCACGGGCATCCCACTCGACAAGCTCCAGCCGGATGGCAGCTCGCTGGGCACCTCGCTGATCGAAAGCCTGGTGGAGCAGCTCAACGGGCACATGACCGTGCACGGGGACGAGCGCGGCACGCGTTACCAGATCCGGTTCCGGGGAAGGTGA
- a CDS encoding YebC/PmpR family DNA-binding transcriptional regulator, which yields MGRIFEKRKHKIFARNAKLSKLFTRIGKEIAMAVKAGGPNPEANSRLKVAIQNARGMNMPKDNIDRAIKRAQGGEEADYQESTYEGYAPGGVAVFVDAATNNVNRTVGNVRSYFSKCGANLGTSGSLSHIFERKAEFVIDAAALKGRDADEFEMEVIDAGADDVLRDEEGFTIYAPFQSFGAMQQKLEQLGVEAKSAELKRFPLVTAPADIVTARAVLKLVDMLNEDDDVNAVYHNMDLTEEVEAELEKE from the coding sequence ATGGGCCGCATCTTCGAGAAACGAAAGCACAAGATCTTCGCGCGCAACGCGAAGCTGAGCAAGCTCTTCACGCGCATCGGCAAGGAGATCGCCATGGCCGTGAAGGCAGGTGGCCCGAATCCGGAGGCGAATTCGCGGCTGAAGGTGGCCATCCAGAACGCACGGGGCATGAACATGCCCAAGGACAACATCGACCGGGCCATCAAACGGGCCCAAGGGGGCGAGGAGGCCGATTACCAGGAGAGCACATACGAGGGCTATGCGCCGGGCGGTGTGGCGGTCTTCGTGGATGCCGCGACGAACAACGTCAACCGCACCGTCGGCAATGTGCGCAGCTATTTCAGCAAGTGCGGCGCCAACCTGGGCACCAGCGGGTCGCTCTCCCACATCTTCGAGCGCAAGGCCGAGTTCGTGATCGATGCGGCCGCGCTCAAGGGGCGCGATGCCGATGAGTTCGAGATGGAGGTGATCGACGCCGGCGCCGATGATGTGCTCCGTGATGAGGAGGGCTTCACCATCTACGCGCCGTTCCAATCCTTCGGCGCCATGCAGCAGAAGCTGGAGCAGTTGGGCGTGGAGGCCAAGAGCGCCGAGCTCAAGCGCTTCCCCTTGGTCACCGCTCCGGCCGACATCGTCACGGCCCGTGCCGTGCTCAAGCTCGTCGATATGCTCAATGAGGATGACGACGTGAATGCCGTGTACCACAACATGGACCTCACCGAGGAGGTGGAGGCGGAGCTGGAGAAGGAGTGA
- a CDS encoding RNA polymerase sigma factor, producing the protein MTVAEYNAAVDAYADGLYRFALKHLRDEDLAKDVVQESFTRLWARVDQVEGAKAKSYLFTTAHHVMVDEVRKGSRTRPMEAHHEAIRHTSPSQPDLKKVLEEALATLPAIQRSVVLLRDLEGYAYEEIAELTGLNLSQVKVYIYRGRTALKAYIGQLDLVV; encoded by the coding sequence ATGACCGTCGCCGAATACAACGCTGCCGTTGATGCCTATGCCGATGGGCTCTATCGCTTCGCGTTGAAGCACCTGCGCGATGAGGATCTGGCCAAGGATGTGGTGCAGGAGAGCTTCACCCGGCTGTGGGCCAGGGTGGATCAGGTGGAAGGCGCCAAAGCGAAGAGCTACCTCTTCACCACGGCGCACCATGTCATGGTGGACGAGGTGAGGAAAGGAAGCCGAACGAGGCCCATGGAAGCGCATCACGAGGCGATCCGGCACACCAGCCCATCGCAGCCGGACCTGAAGAAGGTCTTGGAGGAGGCCTTGGCCACGCTGCCCGCCATCCAGCGCAGCGTAGTGCTCCTCCGCGACCTGGAGGGCTACGCCTACGAGGAGATCGCGGAGCTGACCGGCCTGAACCTCTCACAGGTGAAGGTGTACATCTACCGCGGCCGCACGGCGCTCAAGGCCTACATCGGACAGCTCGACCTGGTGGTATGA
- a CDS encoding glycosyltransferase family 2 protein → MSTLRGGRRERGLHPSAKAGKPVVSIVTVVFNGAFTLERTIQSVLGQSYPFIEYIVVDGGSTDGTLELLRRYEDRVDLWVSERDKGIYDAMNKGVALATGEWVALINADDWYEPEAVARAMEAAKDRPATNIVHGDIWIHYPNGHRKVKRARQSGFLLKYWEMVLNHPSFFVRRSYYKGRPFDAALRVSGDHKWTVQAWMESSGQFLYLPEPLANFTAGGASMRIPLKKVLAEGRRVSRDIGLGPGGMLLGQLVRVALYVPQYLKLLFNQYISPLAGKRA, encoded by the coding sequence ATGAGCACATTGCGCGGCGGCCGCCGGGAACGGGGCCTCCATCCATCGGCCAAGGCCGGCAAGCCCGTGGTGAGCATCGTGACCGTGGTATTCAATGGCGCCTTCACCCTTGAACGCACCATCCAGAGCGTGCTGGGCCAATCCTACCCCTTCATCGAGTACATCGTGGTGGACGGCGGCAGCACGGATGGCACCCTCGAGCTGCTGCGCCGCTACGAGGACCGGGTGGACCTATGGGTGAGCGAGCGCGACAAGGGCATCTACGATGCCATGAACAAGGGTGTGGCGCTGGCCACCGGCGAGTGGGTGGCGCTGATCAACGCCGATGACTGGTACGAGCCGGAGGCCGTGGCGCGCGCGATGGAGGCCGCGAAGGACCGTCCGGCGACCAACATCGTGCACGGCGACATCTGGATCCACTATCCAAACGGGCACAGGAAGGTGAAGCGCGCGCGGCAGAGCGGCTTCCTGCTGAAATACTGGGAGATGGTGCTGAACCATCCCAGCTTCTTCGTGCGGCGCAGCTACTACAAGGGCCGCCCGTTCGATGCTGCACTGCGGGTGAGCGGCGACCACAAGTGGACGGTTCAGGCCTGGATGGAATCGAGCGGCCAGTTCCTCTACCTGCCGGAGCCGCTGGCCAACTTCACGGCGGGGGGGGCCAGTATGCGGATACCGCTGAAGAAGGTGCTGGCCGAGGGGCGTCGCGTGAGCCGTGACATCGGCCTGGGACCCGGGGGCATGCTCCTGGGCCAGCTGGTGCGCGTGGCGCTCTACGTTCCGCAGTACCTCAAGCTCCTGTTCAACCAGTACATCTCACCTTTGGCAGGGAAGCGCGCGTGA
- a CDS encoding serine acetyltransferase, giving the protein MMGKWNILQDWAANKGNPKGRVVMLLFRTAHLLRQNPAVAVLFFWYFLLYRVGVEWLLCIELPWKTRIGAGFRIDHGQALVVNDGTVFGAGCTVRNSTTIGNKRLPDGRYSRAPQFGDRVDIGANAVIIGPITIGDDVAIGAGAVVVKDVPANSVAVGNPARILPRRAPINPA; this is encoded by the coding sequence ATGATGGGCAAATGGAACATCCTCCAGGACTGGGCCGCGAACAAGGGCAACCCCAAGGGCCGCGTGGTGATGCTCCTTTTCCGCACGGCGCACCTGCTGCGGCAGAACCCGGCGGTGGCGGTCCTTTTCTTCTGGTACTTCCTCCTCTACCGCGTGGGCGTGGAATGGCTGCTGTGCATCGAGCTGCCGTGGAAGACCCGGATCGGCGCAGGGTTCCGCATCGACCACGGGCAGGCATTGGTGGTGAATGACGGCACCGTGTTCGGCGCCGGCTGCACCGTGCGCAACAGCACCACCATCGGCAACAAGCGGTTGCCGGACGGCCGCTACAGCCGCGCGCCGCAATTCGGCGACCGCGTGGACATCGGTGCCAATGCGGTGATCATCGGCCCCATCACCATCGGTGATGACGTGGCCATCGGCGCCGGCGCCGTGGTGGTGAAGGATGTCCCGGCCAACAGCGTGGCGGTGGGCAACCCTGCACGCATCCTGCCGCGACGCGCACCGATCAATCCAGCTTGA
- the lepA gene encoding translation elongation factor 4 translates to MDHIRNFCIIAHIDHGKSTLADRLLQMTGTIADRDMQAQNLDDMDLERERGITIKSKAIQMDYSLNGKKYILNLIDTPGHVDFSYEVSRSIAACEGALLIVDATQGIQAQTISNLYLALEHDLEIIPILNKMDLPSANPEEVKDQIVDLLGCRREEILSASGKTGLGVDKVLEAVVERIPAPKGDVNAPLQALIFDSVFNSFRGIIAYFRVMNGTIRKGDRVKFFNTGVEYNADEVGILKMDISPRPEVKAGDVGYIISGIKTASEVKVGDTITHKERPCAEAIKGFEDVKPMVWAGIFPVDTDEYEELRDAMEKLKLNDASLTWTPESSAALGFGFRCGFLGLLHMEIIQERLEREFNMTVITTVPNVGYLVTKTNGDVLEVHNPSELPEVMHIERIEEPYIKAQVITKSEYTGAIMTLCIEKRGILIGQNYLTTDRVELTFELPLGEVVFDFYDKLKSISRGYASFDYHPIGRKESDLIKLDILLNGEKVDALSALIHRDHAHELGKKMCAKLKELLPRQQFDIPIQAAIGAKIVARETVKALRKDVTAKCYGGDISRKRKLLEKQKEGKKRMRQIGTVEVPQQAFLAVLKLD, encoded by the coding sequence ATGGACCATATCCGCAACTTCTGCATCATCGCCCACATCGACCACGGCAAGAGCACCCTGGCCGATCGCCTGTTGCAGATGACCGGCACCATCGCCGACCGCGACATGCAGGCCCAGAACCTGGATGACATGGACCTGGAGCGTGAGCGGGGCATCACCATCAAGAGCAAGGCGATTCAGATGGACTACTCCCTCAACGGGAAGAAGTACATCCTGAACCTGATCGACACGCCCGGCCACGTGGACTTCAGCTACGAGGTGAGCCGCAGCATCGCCGCCTGCGAGGGCGCCCTGCTCATCGTGGACGCCACCCAGGGCATCCAGGCACAGACCATCAGCAACCTCTACCTGGCGCTGGAGCACGACCTGGAGATCATCCCCATCCTCAACAAGATGGACCTGCCCTCGGCGAACCCGGAGGAGGTGAAGGACCAGATCGTGGACCTGCTGGGTTGCCGCCGCGAAGAGATCCTGAGCGCCAGCGGCAAGACCGGACTCGGCGTGGACAAGGTGCTGGAGGCCGTGGTGGAACGCATCCCTGCGCCGAAGGGCGACGTGAACGCCCCGTTGCAGGCCCTGATCTTCGACAGCGTCTTCAACTCCTTCCGCGGCATCATTGCCTATTTCCGGGTGATGAACGGCACCATCCGCAAGGGCGACCGCGTGAAGTTCTTCAACACCGGCGTGGAGTACAACGCCGATGAGGTGGGCATCCTGAAGATGGACATCAGTCCGCGGCCCGAGGTGAAGGCCGGTGATGTGGGCTACATCATCAGCGGCATCAAGACCGCCAGCGAGGTGAAGGTGGGCGACACCATCACCCACAAGGAACGCCCCTGCGCCGAGGCCATCAAGGGCTTCGAGGACGTGAAGCCCATGGTGTGGGCGGGCATCTTCCCCGTGGACACCGACGAGTACGAGGAGCTGCGCGACGCCATGGAGAAGCTCAAGCTCAACGACGCCAGCCTAACCTGGACGCCCGAGAGCAGTGCCGCGCTGGGCTTCGGCTTCCGCTGCGGCTTCCTGGGCCTGCTCCACATGGAGATCATCCAGGAGCGCCTGGAGCGCGAGTTCAACATGACGGTGATCACCACCGTGCCCAACGTGGGCTACCTGGTGACCAAGACCAATGGCGATGTGCTGGAGGTGCACAACCCCAGCGAGCTGCCCGAGGTGATGCACATCGAACGGATCGAGGAGCCCTACATCAAGGCGCAGGTGATCACCAAGTCCGAGTACACCGGGGCCATCATGACGCTCTGCATCGAGAAGCGCGGCATCCTGATCGGCCAGAACTACCTCACCACGGACCGCGTGGAGCTCACCTTCGAGCTTCCGCTGGGCGAGGTGGTCTTCGACTTCTACGACAAGCTGAAGAGCATCTCACGCGGGTATGCGTCATTCGACTACCATCCGATCGGCCGCAAGGAGAGCGACCTGATCAAGCTCGACATCCTGCTGAACGGCGAGAAGGTCGATGCCCTCAGCGCGCTGATCCACCGCGACCATGCGCACGAGCTGGGCAAGAAGATGTGCGCCAAGCTGAAGGAGCTGCTGCCCCGCCAACAGTTCGACATCCCCATCCAGGCCGCCATCGGCGCCAAGATCGTCGCGCGAGAGACGGTGAAGGCCCTGCGCAAGGACGTGACGGCGAAGTGCTACGGCGGGGATATCAGCCGCAAGCGGAAGCTGCTGGAGAAACAGAAGGAAGGCAAGAAGCGGATGCGGCAGATCGGCACCGTGGAGGTGCCCCAGCAAGCCTTCCTGGCCGTCCTCAAGCTGGATTGA
- a CDS encoding sigma-70 family RNA polymerase sigma factor produces the protein MTDEQLVSGCVAGDPIAQKGLYKAYARKMMSICMRYAGNREQAQDMLQDGFVKVFQKIGHYRGDGPLGGWIARTMVNTALDHIRRNKPYDHSVDLTAAEHLHQADEQAVMTMSTDELMDLIQALPTGYRTVFNLFAIEGFAHKEIAEQLGISENTSKSQFMKARAYLRKLLPKETAAPYAHDHEG, from the coding sequence ATGACCGATGAGCAGCTCGTTTCAGGATGCGTCGCTGGCGACCCCATCGCTCAGAAGGGGCTGTACAAGGCTTATGCACGGAAGATGATGAGCATCTGCATGCGATACGCCGGCAATCGGGAGCAGGCCCAGGACATGCTGCAAGACGGCTTCGTGAAGGTGTTCCAGAAAATCGGACACTACCGTGGAGACGGCCCCTTGGGCGGCTGGATCGCCCGCACCATGGTGAACACCGCGCTGGACCATATCCGACGGAACAAGCCGTACGACCACAGCGTGGACCTGACAGCGGCAGAGCACCTGCACCAGGCTGATGAGCAGGCGGTTATGACCATGTCCACGGATGAACTGATGGACCTGATTCAAGCGCTGCCCACCGGCTACCGAACCGTGTTCAACCTGTTCGCCATCGAAGGGTTCGCCCACAAGGAGATCGCCGAGCAGCTCGGCATATCGGAGAACACCTCGAAATCGCAATTCATGAAAGCGCGGGCCTACCTGCGCAAGCTGCTGCCCAAAGAGACCGCAGCGCCCTATGCACACGACCATGAAGGATGA
- a CDS encoding PKD domain-containing protein translates to MKKLALLTTLLLATQLQAQYTIADGTVSACSGSLLDSGGEGAGGYQNNENFTTTICPDGSGGPAISLQFFTFNLSTAGSAPGDVLYIYDGADLSAPLLGQWSGSDSPGIVSASFSNPTGCLTLVFASNETGTGVFASLISCVVPCQPPTAAATFGSPVPLLACQGEVITFDGSGSTAVDPFTIAEYRWDFADGALDSTGAVVTHSFAEPGEYVVQLTVTDDNGCSNTNLVDLQVLVSTTPVFNGTVVSPMVICEGESIDLTAVATPVMWSALPTVNLGDGVTMPDGSGVAYTSQLFYTQFAPGATLANPNDLLSICASLEHSYMGDLIISITCPSGQTMTLHQQGGGSTYLGAANDTDPGSSPVIGECWDYCWSPTATLGTFADCAAFGITPNVTQAGTPASNALIAGTYSSVQPWSTLTGCALNGTWTFTVIDNWAIDNGFICDWGLNFNPSLFPSLTQFTPVLGTSTLDSANWVGNGLVSNPNDPLSATATPVGVGTHDYVFSITDNFGCTYDTTITVTVNPAPQGPITIGGNPVICTDGVAYLTAPQGFDSYLWSPGGFTGTNVNVGAGTYTVTVAFGNCPLTSEPITVVEVPVPTPVITGPPFSCGGASATLSTTEPYASYLWSTQETSPTILAGTGSYTVTVTTAEGCSGTSAPYSVLIANNPVAGFTASPVSPQPMGTTVDFTDASTVNGGTIVSWFWDFDDQEGSSTDPNPSWTFNDPGPYDVLLIVTTTDGCTDTIVQRYDIFPPDITIPNVISPNGDQMNDYFVIPNIEYWANELVIYGRWGNKVYEATNYRNQWKADDLPDGTYYYVLKLHDKSEYAGHITVLR, encoded by the coding sequence ATGAAAAAGCTCGCGCTCTTAACAACCCTTCTGCTGGCCACCCAACTCCAGGCGCAGTACACCATTGCAGATGGGACCGTGTCGGCCTGTTCAGGTTCGCTTTTGGACAGTGGGGGGGAAGGGGCAGGTGGTTACCAGAACAACGAGAACTTCACCACCACCATCTGCCCGGACGGCAGCGGGGGGCCGGCGATTTCCCTGCAGTTCTTCACCTTCAACCTCAGCACAGCCGGGTCCGCACCGGGAGATGTGCTCTATATCTATGACGGTGCTGACCTGTCCGCTCCCCTGCTCGGCCAATGGTCGGGCTCTGACTCGCCGGGGATCGTATCCGCCTCATTCTCGAATCCGACTGGCTGCCTGACGTTGGTGTTCGCCAGCAACGAGACCGGGACCGGTGTGTTCGCTTCGCTCATCAGCTGCGTGGTGCCCTGTCAGCCCCCCACGGCGGCTGCCACCTTTGGCAGCCCCGTGCCGTTGCTGGCCTGCCAAGGAGAGGTGATCACCTTCGACGGATCGGGCTCCACTGCGGTGGATCCTTTCACCATCGCGGAATACCGCTGGGACTTCGCGGATGGCGCGCTTGACAGCACGGGCGCGGTGGTCACCCACTCCTTTGCGGAGCCGGGTGAATACGTGGTGCAACTCACCGTGACGGACGATAATGGCTGCTCGAACACGAACCTGGTGGACCTCCAGGTGCTGGTAAGCACCACCCCGGTGTTCAATGGCACGGTTGTCAGCCCCATGGTGATCTGCGAAGGGGAGAGCATCGACCTCACCGCTGTAGCGACACCGGTCATGTGGTCCGCACTCCCAACAGTGAACCTGGGCGATGGCGTGACCATGCCCGACGGTTCCGGGGTGGCGTACACGTCCCAGTTGTTCTACACGCAGTTCGCCCCCGGTGCCACCCTCGCGAACCCGAACGATCTGCTCAGCATCTGTGCCAGCCTGGAACACAGCTACATGGGCGATCTGATCATCTCGATCACCTGCCCCAGTGGACAGACCATGACCCTTCACCAGCAGGGTGGAGGGAGCACATACCTAGGAGCGGCCAATGACACCGACCCGGGTTCCAGCCCCGTGATCGGAGAGTGCTGGGACTACTGCTGGAGCCCCACAGCCACCTTGGGCACCTTCGCTGATTGCGCAGCGTTCGGAATCACACCGAACGTGACACAGGCCGGCACGCCTGCGAGCAATGCACTGATTGCCGGCACCTACAGCAGCGTGCAACCTTGGTCGACCTTGACGGGTTGTGCCTTGAACGGTACGTGGACCTTCACGGTCATCGACAACTGGGCCATCGACAACGGGTTCATCTGCGACTGGGGATTGAACTTCAACCCCTCGCTGTTCCCGAGCCTCACTCAGTTCACCCCTGTGCTGGGAACCAGCACGCTCGACTCGGCCAACTGGGTGGGCAATGGGCTGGTCTCCAACCCCAATGATCCTTTGTCGGCTACCGCGACCCCGGTGGGGGTAGGCACGCACGATTATGTGTTCTCCATTACCGACAACTTCGGCTGCACCTATGACACCACCATCACCGTAACGGTGAACCCCGCACCCCAGGGCCCTATCACCATCGGCGGCAACCCGGTGATCTGCACGGACGGTGTGGCGTACCTGACCGCACCGCAGGGATTTGACAGCTACCTCTGGAGCCCCGGGGGATTCACCGGCACCAACGTGAACGTAGGCGCCGGCACCTATACCGTAACGGTCGCCTTTGGCAACTGCCCGCTGACCTCCGAGCCCATCACGGTCGTCGAGGTGCCGGTACCGACGCCGGTGATCACCGGGCCGCCCTTCAGTTGCGGCGGCGCATCGGCCACTCTTTCCACCACCGAGCCCTATGCCTCCTACCTCTGGAGCACGCAGGAGACGAGCCCCACCATCCTGGCCGGCACCGGTTCCTATACCGTGACGGTGACCACGGCGGAGGGATGCAGCGGCACTTCCGCCCCCTACAGCGTCCTCATCGCGAACAACCCCGTGGCAGGCTTCACCGCCTCGCCGGTGTCGCCCCAGCCCATGGGCACCACCGTTGATTTCACCGATGCCTCCACGGTCAACGGCGGCACCATCGTCTCCTGGTTCTGGGATTTCGACGACCAGGAGGGCTCCAGCACGGACCCGAACCCATCATGGACCTTCAATGATCCAGGGCCCTATGACGTGCTGTTGATCGTGACCACCACCGACGGCTGCACCGACACCATCGTGCAGCGGTACGACATCTTCCCGCCGGACATCACCATCCCAAACGTCATCTCTCCCAACGGCGACCAGATGAACGACTACTTCGTGATACCCAACATCGAGTACTGGGCGAATGAGCTCGTGATCTATGGCCGTTGGGGCAACAAGGTGTACGAGGCCACCAACTACCGCAACCAGTGGAAGGCCGACGATCTGCCGGATGGCACCTACTACTACGTGCTCAAGCTCCACGACAAGTCGGAGTATGCGGGCCACATCACCGTGCTGCGCTGA
- the metF gene encoding methylenetetrahydrofolate reductase [NAD(P)H], producing the protein MKVIDHLRRADRTLFSFEILPPLKGKDIRSIYEGIDPLLEFKPSFINVTYHREEVLYKDRGHGLLQKVRLRKRPGTVGICATIKAKYNIDTVPHLICGGFSQEDTEDALIELNFLGIDNVLALRGDAIKNEPHFIPERDGHAHAVDLIQQIANLNRGRYLHDEERDAAATDLCIGAACYPEKHPEALNLNVDIAYLKAKVDAGAEYLVTQMFFDNAKYFRFVDLCREAGITVPIIPGLKPITTLRHIAFLPKTFRVDLPDEFARELVKCRTDLEVKRIGIEWTIAQAKELIAKSAPCLHFYTMGRSEAVRAVAASVL; encoded by the coding sequence ATGAAGGTCATCGACCACCTGCGGCGCGCGGATCGCACGCTCTTCTCCTTCGAGATACTTCCGCCCTTGAAGGGCAAGGACATCCGCTCCATCTACGAAGGCATCGACCCGCTCCTCGAGTTCAAGCCGAGCTTCATCAACGTCACCTACCACCGCGAGGAGGTGCTCTACAAGGACCGCGGCCACGGGCTGCTGCAGAAAGTACGCCTGCGCAAGCGGCCGGGCACCGTGGGCATCTGCGCCACCATCAAGGCGAAGTACAACATCGACACGGTACCCCATCTCATCTGCGGCGGCTTCAGCCAGGAGGATACCGAGGATGCCTTGATCGAATTGAACTTCCTGGGCATCGACAACGTGCTGGCTCTGCGCGGGGATGCCATCAAGAATGAGCCGCACTTCATCCCCGAGCGCGATGGCCATGCCCATGCGGTGGATCTCATCCAGCAGATCGCCAACCTCAACCGGGGCCGGTACCTGCATGATGAAGAGCGCGATGCGGCCGCCACCGACCTGTGCATCGGCGCAGCTTGCTACCCCGAGAAGCACCCGGAGGCCCTCAACCTCAACGTGGACATCGCCTACCTGAAGGCCAAGGTGGATGCGGGAGCCGAATACCTGGTGACGCAGATGTTCTTCGACAATGCGAAGTACTTCCGCTTCGTCGACCTGTGCCGCGAGGCGGGCATCACGGTGCCCATCATCCCCGGGCTGAAGCCCATCACCACCCTGCGGCACATCGCCTTCCTGCCCAAGACCTTCCGGGTGGACCTGCCGGACGAATTCGCCCGTGAGCTCGTGAAATGCCGCACCGACCTGGAGGTGAAGCGCATCGGCATCGAATGGACCATCGCCCAGGCCAAGGAGCTCATCGCCAAGAGCGCCCCCTGCCTCCATTTCTACACCATGGGACGCAGCGAGGCCGTGCGGGCGGTGGCCGCCAGCGTGCTGTAG